The genomic region GGTTTTAAGAAACTCTTTGGCCATGGCAGGAGAAGAGACCACCACCGTGGGCACCGAGCCCAGGCGTAGGAACATGATGGGCCCGTACTTGGTTGCCAGCTTAGCCAGAGCTTTGTGAGGAAGACTTCCCAAAAGATGGAGATTGCCTACCACCGGCCATGGCCGTGGCCCTGGTGGCAATCCCAACTCTTCCTTGTCGCTCTTTCTCTTATTTTTTGTGATAAATCTGTATATCATCCAGAGGAAGATGAGTGAAAAACCCAACTGTATTACAGGGGAATTAAGCCACGCCATATTTGGGTAGCCTGACTTATTACAGATACTTGATCTATGTATTTAAAGCAGCTTGTCGTGAAATTGTCTAACCGTGGTTAACAAGTTTTACTTCACTGGGGAATATATTTCCTGATCAGATTTTTTTTCGATTGTGATAAAGACTGTTTCTAGAATGTTTTTTGGGTTGAATTATTGTACACCGATTTGTCCAGTTGAATATTAATGTTGCCTTTTTAGTAAGAACAAAATAGGTAGGATTGAATGAGTAAGCTCTCCCTGTAATTGGTCGGCCATTCTCCAAAGTAAAAGGCATTCAAGCCGAGCGTGAAGCGTGGCATCTGATGCGTCTTTCGCGGGTGCATAAATTCCAAGCAATTAAAACTGTCCATTTGAAACGCCATTTCCGACGGGACATCTGACTTCTAGATTTTAGTCCTTTCAATTCGCAcgcgtctattctggttccaaaaagacagtacggattgactaacacgtgtgttagtcacgcgttttatgctgtcaattttgcaattaacggctgcgattgactaacctgtcactaacacgctgaacgaaagatctgttttggagctagaatagctgcgGCCTTTCAATTCCGTGTACTCTCAGAGTCACCATGCCCTCTTATGAGACATATAAACTGGCAATCGCATTTTGGTGTGCAATAGGTAGGTCAAAAAGgtgtttggttttttttttggtatatatttatgtaatatatgAGGTCAATTCATATAgacatgttatgtttgcaatagggagacaTGGAGAGAGAGTAGAGAGGgggatggaaagagagaaatatagagggggagagagagaggtgtaagaaaataaagatagagaggaatggagagagagagagagagagagagagagagagagagggaaacatATCTTAAAATAgtgggggagagaggaagatagaggtagagaagagGATAGAgcgagagaataagagagagaatTAGATATAGAGATAGTGAGAAGTAGAGGGAGAGATAGCGAGATAGATAAGGAAAGATAGAGATGAAGAGATgtagagatatagaggaagagagagagtgagagagatagacaAAAAAAGAGATGTAgaggtatagagagagagagatgtagaggtatagagagagagaggaaataaggacatatatatatatatatataaatgggtAGTGCGAGAGGGGAGGAAGAGAGATaggtagatagatagatagatagagggcAATATAGAAAGATATAAGTGGATAGGGAGATAGATCGAGAGTTAGGGAGATAGAATTAGTGAAATATATGGATAGAGAAatagagagcgagagagagagagagagagagagagagagagagagagagagagagagagagattttgtcATCATCAATATAATCAAGATTGACATTACATTAAAGCCAAAATAAATCTAGTTAAATTCAATCAATTTTAATCTATGCTTTTTTGTCAATTACTCAATTTCATTGTTAATTAATCAATCTCAATTcatattaacttaaaatttaaatatataattggAAATGGAATTTGGTcaacaacaaaataataaaaattgacATTACAATAAAGTAAAagtaaatttaatcaattttaataaatattttttctcaATTACTCAATTTTATTCTTAATTAATCAATctcattttatattaatttataatctAATTATTAAACTAGACTTGAATGGTATGTTTTCTTGCCTAATTTACTAGTCATGTGTATGACAAAGTTGAATTAGAATAATGATCATGCAAGGTGAGAGACTTGCAAATCTTGAATGGTGTTATGCAGACCATTTTATATTGCAGATACTTGATCTATGTACTTAAAGCAACTTGTCATGAAATTGTCTAACCGTGGTTAACAAGTTTTACTTCACTGGGGAATATATTTCCTGATCAGATTTTTTTTCGATTGTGATAAAGACTGTTTCTAGAATGTTTTTTGGGTTGAATTATTGTACAGCGATTTGTCCAGTTGAATATTAATGCTGCCTTTTTAGTACGAATAAAATAGGTAGGATTGAATGAGTAAGCTCTCCCTGTAATTGGTCGGCCATCCTCCAAACTAAAAGGCATTCAAGCCGAGCGTGAAGCGTGGCATCTGATGCGTCTTTCGCGGGTGCATAAATTCCAAGCAATTAAAATTGTCCATTTGAAACGCCATTTCCGACGGGACATCTGACTTCTAGATTTTAGTCCTTTCAATTCGCACGCGTCTATTCTAGTTCCAaaaagacagtacggattgactaacacgtgtgttagtcacgcgttttacgctgtcaattttgcaattaatggctgcgattgactaacctgtcactaacatgcTGAACGAAAgatctgttttggagctagaatagttgCGGCCTTTCAATTCCGTGTACTCTCAGAGTCAGCATGCCCTCTTGTGAGACATATAAACTAGCAATCGCATTTTGGTGTGCAATAGGTAGGTCAAAAAGGTGTTTGGTTTTTTTTTggtatatatttatgtaatatatgAGGTCAATTCATATAgacatgttatgtttgcaatagggagacaTGGAGAGAgagtagagagggggagagagagaggtgtaagaaaatatagatagagaggaatggagagagagagagagagagagagggagagagggtctagaaagagggagagtaagaGAAAGGGAAACATATCTTAAAATAgtgggggagagaggaagatagaggtagagaagagGATAGAgcgagagaataagagagagaatTAAATATAGAGATagtgagaggtagagggagagatagcgAGATAGATAAGGAAAGATAGAGATGAAGAGATgtagagatatagaggaagagagagagtgagagagatagacaAAAAAAGAGATGTAgaggtatagagagagagagaggaaagaaggatatatatatatatatgggtagtGCGAGAGGGGaggaagagagataggtagagagatagatagatagagggcAATATAGAAAGATATAAGTGGATAGGGAGATAGATCGAGAGTTAGGGAGATAGAATTAGTGAAATATATggatagagaaatagagagagagagagagagagagagagagagagagagagagagagagagagagagagagagagagagagagagagagagattttgtcatcatcaaaataatcaagaTTGACATTACATTAAAGCCAAAATAAATCTAGTTAaattcaatcaattttaatatatacTTTTTTGTCAATTACTCAATTTCATTGTTAATTAATCAATCTCAATTcatattaacttaaaatttaaatatataattggAAATGGAATTTGGTcaacaacaaaataataaaaattgacATTACAGTAAAGTAAAagtaaatttaatcaattttaataaatattttttctcaATTACTCGATTTTATTCTTAATTAATCAATctcattttatattaatttataatctAATTATTAAACTAGATTTGAATGGTATATTTTCTTGCCTAATTTAGTAGTCATGTGTATGACAAAGTTGCGTTAGAATAATGATCATGCAAGGTGAGAGACTTGCAAATCTTGAATGGTGTTATGCAGACCATTTTGTATTGCCAATTTGGATATCAAATGTCACATCCATTTTTAAAATGGATTTTGACATACTTTATCTTAATTAAGTAGAATAACAAAGGAGAGTGGTCTATTTCTAAGAAATTACTGACTTGCAAACAAAAaggaagagagagagtgagagagacatATTAGAGGAAGCGAGAGAGTGAGAGAGACATATAGATTAAAGAGATAGACAAacaaagagatggagagagagagagagagagagagagagagagagagagagagagagagagagagagagagagagagagagatcttgtcatcatcaaaataatcaagaTTGACATTACATTAAAGCCAAAATAACTCTAGTTCAATTCAATCAATTTTAATACATCATTTTTTGTCGATTCCTCAATTTCATTCTTAATTAATCAATCTCAATTcatattaacttaaaatttaaatatataattgaaaatggatttttgtcagcatcaaaataataaaaattgaaaaagcatGCATGCCTAGATTGGATTAAGTTTTTGGATGCATAGATTATCTTAGTTATGAGTAAAGGCAAGGCTAATGTAATGTGAAATTGCATTGGGTGTAATTTATGACATTACATGGTGAAAGAACCCTCTTAATATTTTATATCATTTGggatatattaaattttttatccTAGAAAATTTCTTCTATAAATTTTAAAGCTCAAATTTTAATATCCTAGAAgcctcaaaatgactcaaaaatatATTGAAGAATTTGAAACTAGGTTATTTTCcttatttcatttttttgttttgttaacGATTATTGTACTATGTTTTAGTGTTGGGTGGACTAGCCCTTCATCAATCCCTTAGATCAAGAATTTTGTTAACTTCAAAGTTTAATATACTTATCACTTAGAAATTATCATTTAGAAAGTTTAAGTATACTATCCTAGACATAATATTCCTTGTctggaaattaattttaaaattaagctaTTTAAGAAACAACCACATAAATCTTGTgatatgaataatattttttataacaaATTATATAAGAATAATAGTTAATTCATACAAAAATATTAACAAAATAATTGTATTACAAAAGACAATATGTCTTCATGAGTAACTATAATATAACTTATACAGTAATAGAACTTTTATTCGGTAGAAGATGACTCCAAAATAGAAGTTAGGAAAGtgaataaataaaaaaacatttattaATATTCATTTATAATCCCATTTTTACAAAGTATCTGATCAATTTATTTTGTATTAGTTAATTAAAATTATGAAATCAAATTACATCCTTGAAAATTATAAAATGTAGTGCAAGCAATCTTCAAAGATATATTTTATGAAAAGATAATAACATAGTAAAATTTATATATTGGTCACGGCCCTTGAGTGCTCGACTCTTGATAAACGTGACTTGGAATATTTGCCTTAGGGATTCAAAAAACAAATGAAATTGAAGCATTTGTGCATGGAGCACTGCACAAAGTTTGACTTCCCTGCCAGAAGAACTTACGCTTCTATCTTCAATGACTAATATATGTAAATCAAGATCACCAATGTAAAATGTGTTTAAGGAGTTCACCATTCATTTTTAGACAGATTAAAAACAACTACTAAAAAACAAAACTGAAATAACATATAGTTGAAAACATATTTTATTAGGAACTAATAATTAGCATGTGTACCACGCCAAACTCACATAAAGAgagctaggggaaaggacccagtagttgaggacattccaattcttgtgatagaagttgttgatttaatacccccataccTACTGATTTAATGTCCAAATtttagttgtgactttaaagttgttattgctatgataagtaccaataatttaatgaaatataccatttgttgtaaaaagcaaccaatcatgtgatgccacatcagctgcacaagtattgggtcccttttgcacacctattggtctcacttttttttgggttgttttggacaccttggcaaaaaccgTGCtaatgtggccttgaaaccttagttataagtaggggacttgccaagtaagctgccgtaaaaaattgagagtgatttgaagATGCACAACTACTGAGTTCTCTACCCTAGTGCACCCTGGTAATACACGTGCATTTGGTGGCTTGTTGATCCCGAAATTGTTTCTGTGGTCCCTGTTTCTCATGGCTATTGTTGAAATTAGTGATCATCAGTGTTTAAGGAGTTTACCATTAATTTTTAGACAAATAAAAAACAATGCTGAAAAGCTAAACTTTAAAAAAGAAATGATATATAGTTAAATACATAATTTTTATAGGAACTAATAATTAGCATGTGCACAGCACTGAAGTGACAGAAAGAGAGCTAGTGCTCCTCACACAAACAAACTACTTATATAAGCATTTCCTGCTACTCCCTATGCTGCAAATTATTTATACGAGAGAGAGCAAGGAAGCGGATCTGATCAGTCGGCTATCTGCCACAGGTGGTCTCCTTGGGGAACGAAAAGGCAGATAGAGGGGGTACCAGGCTTCACATTCAGCGCCTTAAATGGGATGTTGTTGGGAATCCAGGCGCTGGTGTCCTTGTGACACACAGCCACCGCCTCCTCCGTCCTATCATCTTCTCCCTTCACCCAAACTCTTGCGATCCTCCTGCCTGCTTCCAAAGTACATGCCGACTTATGGCAGTAGTACACAGCATACGCATATTGTTTACTGTGGCAGTAATACACGTCCTTCTCTGCTGCGCCCTCGTCTTTCACTCCCACGATGGTATAATCCTGCCTCACGGATTTTGACATGAACTTTGAAACATTCGTGACTAGCACAGTTTAGCGATTGCTCCTCAACTTCGACGTGCTCAAGTCAACCAGGGACTCCAACGATGTTGCGCAGAAGTTGTTTTCGCCCTCCTCGGCAGGTCTTTCGCATGCTTGCAAAGTCTCCTTAATAGCCACGCCCATGACGGAAGTTTGTCGGAGGAGAAAGGGATTTGGTCTGCCACGGAGCGTTGAAGAAAACGCCTCTCCCTTTCTCGCAAGAAGGTTTGAGAAACTTTGGTTCCTCTCACCAAATCTTTCTCCAGCAGAAACGTGCACGACGTTGCATCCATCGGCATTTGCGTAGTTGGAGCATAAAGTTTTGCTACGTCGCAACGTTTCAAAGGCACCGGCGCAACGCCTTGTGTCCCAACTTTTCTTGGAGGCATCCCCGCGTCCACTTTCAATAATTCCTCCATCGGCCACATTCAACGCTATTTtcccatcatcattatcatcatcatcatcatcatcatcatcaggtgAGATGAGTTCCCGCACAAGTTGTGGAATGGGTGTTGTGGGCAGATACTCTTCACCATGCAAATGTGCAGCTCCGCTCGCCGCTAGTGACTGTGAATTCCAAACAACGAAACTCATAAGCAATGTAAATTTACAAACTACCTAAGTTGGActctaaaacaaaaaggaaaaacacATACAATGAGAATAATGAAACTAGTTAAAGCCCTCATCTTGTTAAACACAGCAAGCAAGTTAACGATTTCAGAGATACCGAGTGAAGGAGGGTCTCATCCATTTAAATAGGTGCTTGAGCTTCGCCTCAACCGCCATACTGGACGCTACCATAGCAGATATTCATGTGCTAAATCACATGGCCATTAAGATTCTTTAAAAATTTGCCTGGCCCAACCGCCGTAGTGGATGTTTGTTTTTTGGTCGGTCACCGCTGTAGTGGATGTTGCCATGGCAGACACGCATGCACTAATCACAAGGCCATTAAGATTATTTTTAAATTTGTTGTGTATTTTTAAATTGAAGCTGAAGCTCAGACTGATAAAATGTTGTAATTGAAGAATCTCCTCTCGAACAAGATGATGATTAAGATCAAGAAGACATCAATCTGCATGTGTGTCATAAATGATGGTATTCGaacaataatcacatgacaacaACTATAATATCAGTCAATCAAAAATATGAATGACATTTAAATCTACATGAGTGACCCCCATGACACTACTTAATCAATGAAGTTAAATGAGTGATCTCATCATCATTCCTCAACCAATTCATGTTGAAAATACAAAGGCAAGAGTCTAAAGAACCATGATAAACTGAGAAAGGTAGCCTCTAGAAAATAGGAATCTAGGAATGTCTAAACTCACTTGAAGCAAAACCAAAGAAACATTAGCACAAACAATATGATACCCCATAATGATGACTAGGAAGAAGCATGACAGGTCCAGTAAAACTATGCATTTTGTTAAAGCGATGGAAGCTACTGTTAGGGCATCGGGTATCTCAGACGCTTCACAAAAGCTCTCTGCCTATTATTTATTAACCTAGGGTTTTTCTATAAATTATCGCACAATCTTGAAACCCTCGAATGCATATATTGACCTTCCTCGTGTCGAGCATTGGTAAAGATTCAATTGATAATTAGTCACTCGTTACAAATCAAATATCAACTCACACTCATTCACAGGCGTTGTTCTCAGATTTGGGGCATAAAGATGCATGGATTTATCGATTTAAAACACCAAATGCCCAAAGACATGAACAAAATCGCTTACCTTTTAGCTTTATTTGAGCTCACTAATTTGCCTTTGTCGAAAACCAGTCTTCAATATGTAAGCTTTCCACTCGATTTGATCATCCGACCTCGGCCTACTGGTCTCTCCTTTCTTTGCGAAAGCTTTTAGAATAATAAGTTCTGAGAGCGCAAAAAGGTAAGTTGATAATCAATTTGATTCAATCGGATAAAATTGGAAGGCAATGGCTTTTTAAAGTTTTATTTTTTCTTATGGGATAACTTCCTAAAAACTCATCaatctaattttattaattatttaactattaATCGAGAAATTATACTAATTAATGTAAAATTCTAACTTCCTTATAACATTAATTCAAATTAGAGTGGAACATTGCAAGGGTTGAACATAACTTTTATTGATACTTTAATGAAGTGTCTTCACCAATCTTCCTCACTCACCTAGGAAACACTAAACTAACTGCATTAGTGGATCTCCTGACTGTATAGCCtacaacatgagagaacataaaaTTGTTCCCACCATCTATGCACAATGAGACACATTTCTTCTGAAATTCGACATCTCATCTGAGTATGTCTAATACCTCCTCTAGTGAGGCACACGAGATACCTTTCCTCTGAAAGTTCACATCTCCTTTTAGTGTATCTAATACCTCTTCAAGTGCTACGCAAACAATCACTCCTCTGTTGTACATATCatcaaatgtcttcacatgagACATCTTTTCTTCGGAAGTTCATATCTCCACCATGTGTGTTTTATCCCTCCTCAAGTGTTGTAAAATTACCAACCAAATGTGAAGACGCTAAGTGCACCCATAAGAAATTTTGCCTCTTCTTGGATCCTTGAAAGGACACATAATGCCAAGCCCTCTCTTTTCGTCAGGGGCACAAAAAGGTTGCTTCTCATCCAAAAAATCATCCCTAATCGATAAGATAGCTTGGGATGATAGATATCCTCCTGCCTCTATTATCTGCAAAATTTGATTTTATCCTTTTTATCCTCTATCCATTTGATGTTGCATGTGAATCTTGGTAGGCATTGTAACTATAGCAATGATGGCTTGGTAGGTCCAAGCATATGGTGACATAACAACAAGGATGTTAGATTCAAGCGATTTAAAAATGACAAGAACATGATCTTATAACTTGAAGATATTAGAATACTCAAAATTAgagaaaatatataaattatattttattttcaaaaaacctGCCTCATGCACATGTCATGTCAACCAATTATTTTATGCTAGAGATGTATTTTTTGAACCTATCATCGCCACATCTGATCTGCCCTAAAATTCATGCCCACATTGTTTGtctttgtaaaaattgcttgttataatgGTATCATTGAAAGATTGATAGTGCTTGGAATGTTATTGATAGAGTCTATAAAAACACTCATGCTACCTTACATTACTTCCCACTTCCCACACATAGAAACAACATTCATTTTTCTCACAAAATGGTCCTATTCTGTCAAATATTTTCAcacataatttaaatatattttacttAGTTTCTTGCATCTATTCCGAAACAAAAGAAAACATTCATACCTTGCTAATGGATGCTTCCATCTAGCCACTAATCTTTCAATAATGTGTTACATCCCTCTCTTTCACTAATACTTTTCAATGCTCAATTTGCACTAATATGTGATGTTTAGTTGATGCCAATTGAACAATGGTTTACAATTTCATATGTGATGTTTTTATTTGATAAGTCAATAAGTTTTATACTACTATCtactcatatttttacatgttgaAATTACTAATAGGATTTCAGACTAACTTCATTGTTTTGACCTAGTGGTTGAAAGAAATTCACCATTCTCCAAGAAGGGAGGGAAAATATCATTGGGTATGGAGGTAATCAGGTGAAGGGTTGAGTTTCCATCTAAGTCTCTAAAACTTAGGTATTGGTCATGGCAATTTTTGATGATAGAGCCTAGTGATGTGGAGTCGTGAACTAGGTACCTAATATGGCCAACCCTAGACAATCactcaagttgttagggtttgttATTAACATAGAACTCATGATGTTGACTTAAGGCATCAAATAACTAAGTTCAAACTCAAAATTGATTTGATAATCATTCTGGACTTATGAGTTAATTTAAATATAATGTATTTGATACAAAATTATTATGTATGTATAATATAAGGAGTAcatatatacatgtttatatatatatgtatatacatttgcGACATGTTAATATGACACAAGTGTATATATAACTTAATTGTGTGTTTGTGTATCATTTTCATATAAGTATTGTAAAATGATACTAGTGAACTTTATGAATCAATTTTTATTCATGTAAAAGGGCTAAAGGTCATACTTAAGAATACGTGAGAAACCATACATATATTGGTCATATTACATAATTAAAAGTAATCACATTTATATTGGCCATATTCATAAAGCAAGGTGGCTCCAAGCCATAGTATATTCAACCACATCTTATATTATGGAAAAGATGTTGAACCCAACAATGTGGGTAATGGAATCCAAGgcaaaaggaaaatgaaaatatatattgaAGAATTTTGTAACTTCTTGTAAGTGATAATCAACACATCCAATGATAGTTTACTGTAATGGACTTTAAATtcattaaaatttattattaattaattgaaatattcTTAACCTTTTAAGGATTATAGCTAATTGGGAAAAGCTTGAAGTTTGTACATTATATAAGGAAAGAAGATTGAATAGAGGATAATCACATAACTTGTTTTTGGTAAATTCTTTCTAATGGAGAAGTAGAAGAAATTCAAACTCTGGTAGAATAGAGGTTGGGGATACTATGGAAAGCTAAGAAAGGAATATTGAAGGCTTAGAATAAGTACTCTACTCAACCAACTTGGAACACAATCACATAAGCCATGTttccaattttaaaaattttgtttgaattttgaaattaaaaaggaAGAATAATTAAAGTAAATTT from Cryptomeria japonica chromosome 3, Sugi_1.0, whole genome shotgun sequence harbors:
- the LOC131874179 gene encoding BURP domain protein RD22-like yields the protein MSKSVRQDYTIVGVKDEGAAEKDVYYCHSKQYAYAVYYCHKSACTLEAGRRIARVWVKGEDDRTEEAVAVCHKDTSAWIPNNIPFKALNVKPGTPSICLFVPQGDHLWQIAD
- the LOC131874180 gene encoding uncharacterized protein LOC131874180, encoding MRALTSFIILISLAASGAAHLHGEEYLPTTPIPQLVRELISPDDDDDDDDDNDDGKIALNVADGGIIESGRGDASKKSWDTRRCAGAFETLRRSKTLCSNYANADGCNVVHVSAGERFGERNQSFSNLLARKGEAFSSTLRGRPNPFLLRQTSVMGVAIKETLQACERPAEEGENNFCATSLESLVDLSTSKLRSNR